The segment GAGAATAATTGGGGGGTgtaggagagaggagagggagcgaTGGCGAAGTGGGCTTCCCCGTTGAAAAGCCAGCGGACATTGAAAACCATGGGAAGCTGGAGATAGTGTGCCACCAGCACGCCACACGGAAATGCAGGATCAGTTAGAATAAGATCATATCCAGTTTCCTTTAGCTCCTTGATTAGGGTCTTATTCTCAAAGATGCTGACGGCCAGTTTTGCCACAGTTTGCTGGTTCTCCCCTATCATGTTGAAAAGATTCCTATAAAACTCCACAAACGCCCATAGTGAGCCTCTGTGCCGCCGGATCTCTATTGACCTCTTCAAGAAAGAGGTCATGAAGTCTTGGCTCTCCAAATTCTGGGACTGTTCCTGGGTGATGGTGATGGAGGTGTAATGAGGTGAAAACTCTGAAATGTACCAACTGGTAGAGGAACGCAGTACTGTGATTTGATGTCCCTGAGAATGAAGCGCCTCCAACAGGATTTTCATGTTAAGCCAGTGGCTTCCATCTATAGGGTAAACCAGCACTTTTCCACCATCACCACTGGAGAACAGAGtagctgaaaacagca is part of the Plectropomus leopardus isolate mb unplaced genomic scaffold, YSFRI_Pleo_2.0 unplaced_scaffold13298, whole genome shotgun sequence genome and harbors:
- the LOC121963932 gene encoding UDP-glucuronosyltransferase 2A2-like: MGSYPALVFILLFSATLFSSGDGGKVLVYPIDGSHWLNMKILLEALHSQGHQITVLRSSTSWYISEFSPHYTSITITQEQSQNLESQDFMTSFLKRSIEIRRHRGSLWAFVEFYRNLFNMIGENQQTVAKLAVSIFENKTLIKELKETGYDLILTDPAFPCGVLVAHYLQLPMVFNVRWLFNGEAHFAIAPSPLSYTPQLFSEFSDKMDFFQRIKNIIFHSILVYMYYYVSNPPYQAVCDHYFGPDVSVWSLMQGADIWLMRVDFTFELPRPTMPNVVYIGGFQGKPSKPLPSDLE